From the genome of Nocardia mangyaensis:
CACGAACTGGATTCGCTGGCCACCGGCTGCAGTCTCGACACCGACGGCGGCCCCGGCATGACCGCGTTCGACCAGATGGTCGAGAAGTTCTCGCTGACCGACACGAATCAGGCCGCGCCGGAAGAGAAGTCGGGCCGGATCAACCTGCTCAACTGGGACGGCCGCGACACCAGCGGTCTGGTGCCGAGCAGCGACACGCTTGCCCCCGCCACGAACGGCAATGGCGCCGTGGGGAGCAACGGCCACGGAAGCAACGGCGCTGCCGTGGTCGACCCACCCGTGAGCGGAGTGACGCGATGAGTCTGCTCTCGATCCGTCGGCGACCGCAGCCGGTCACCGTCATGAGTGAGCACGACCGCCGGTTGGTGTGGCGGCTGGCCGCGCTGCTGCTCGACTACCCGGGCGAGAAGACCCTGGCGCTACTCGACGAGATGACCGGTGCCGCGGCGGAATTGCCGGCGCAGGTGCGCGCGCATTTCACCGGCCTGCTCGGCTACCTGCGGGACACCCCGGCCATCGAGTCCGCGCAGAGCTATGTCGAGACCTTCGACATGCGCCGCCGTGCCAGCCTGCACCTGACCTTCTACGCCTACGGCGACACCCGCAAACGGGGCATGGCGCTGCTGCGGTTCAAGCACGCCTACCGTCAGGCCGGGGTGGAACTCGGCGACGAGGAACTGCCCGACCACCTGCCGGTGCTGCTCGAATTCGCCGCCACCATCGACCCGATCGGCGGCGAACGCCTGCTCGGCGAACATGTGCCGGTGCTCGAACTGCTGCGACTGTCACTGGGCGACAACAACTCTCCCTACGCCGGTGCGCTCGGCGCGGTGCTGTCGACCCTGCCGCCGGTGACCACCGCCGATCGTCGCCGCATCGCCGAACTCGCCGCCCAGGGCCCGCCCGAGGAAGAGGTCGGTCTGGAACCCTTCGCCATGGACCCCGCCCTGTTAGACGCCGAGGAAGGCCGCCGATGAACGCCACCATCCCCGTTCCCGAAGGTGTGTGGCTGATCCTGCCCTACATCGCGGCGACTTCCTTTGTGCTCGGCCATGTCTGGCGCTACCGGTTCGACCAGTTCGGCTGGACCACCCGCTCCTCGCAGATCTACGAGTCCAAGCTGCTGCAACTGGGCAGTCCGCTGTTCCACTTCGGCATGCTCGGCGTGTTCGGCGGGCATGTGATGGGCCTGCTGATCCCGCAGTCGTGGACCGCGGCCGTCGGCATCTCCCAGCACACCTACCACCTGATCGCGGTCGGCGCGGGCTCGGTCGCGGGGCTGATGGTTGTCGCCGGTGTCGCGATCCTGTGCTACCGCCGCATCGTGGTCCCGGCTGTGCGCAAGGCGACCAGCCGCAACGACGTGCTCATGTACACCCTGCTGACCCTGGCGCTGGTCACCGGTCTGCTCAACACCTGGGGTTCCAACCTGGCGTGGGGCACCTACAACTATCGCGACACCGTCTCGCCCTGGTTCCGCGGCCTGTTCACCATCCACCCCGAGCCCGGCCTGATGGTCGGGGTCCCGTGGACCTTCCAGCTGCACGGCCTCGTCGTCCTGGTCCTGGTCGCCGCCTGGCCCTACACCCGCCTCGTCCACATGTTCAGCGCCCCCATCGGCTATCTCACCCGCCCCTACATCGTCTATCGCCGCAAGGAGGTCAAGGCCAGGGACAAGACCCGCTTCGCCAAGGCCTGGGACGCCCCGGTGACCCCCGACCGCTGGTAGCCACTGAGTGGGACGCTCCCATTGCCACAAAAACTGTAACGTGTTTCACTTCTGGCATGAGCGATGTCCTCGCACCAGCCCGCCTCGGACCACTCACCCTGCGTAATCGGGTGATCAAGGCGGCCACGTTCGAGGGGCGAACACCCGAGGCGCTGGCGACCGATGAGCTGGTGGAATTCCACCGGGAGGTCGCCGCGGGCGGGGTGGGAATGACGACGGTGGCCTATTGCGCGGTGGCGCCGGGTGGGCGCACGGATCGGCATCAGATCTGGATGCGGCCCGAGGCGGTGCCGGGGTTGCGGCGGCTCACCGACGCCGTGCACGCCGAGGGGGCGGCGATCAGCGCGCAGCTCGGGCACGCCGGACCGGTGGCCAACGCGAAATCCAATCGGGCGCCCGCGCTGGCCCCGAGCCGGATGTTCAATCCGCTGGGGATGCGGTTCACGAAGGTGCCCGACGCGCTCGGGATCGCCGAGGTGGTCGCCGCGCACGCCAGGGCGGCGCGACTCGCGCGAGAGGCCGGGTTCGACGCGGTGGAGATCCATCTCGGGCACAACTATCTGGCCAGCGCGTTCCTGAGTCCGATCCTGAATCGGCGCAAGGACGACTACGGCGGGGCGCTGGTCAATCGCGCGCGCGTGGCCAGGGAACTGGCGCGGGCGGTACGCGACGCGGTCGGTGACACGATGGCGGTGACCGCCAAGCTCACCATGGAAGACGGTGTGCGCGGCGGATTCTCGGTCGAGGAATCGCTCCAGGTGGCGAGCTGGCTGCAGGACGACGGCGCCCTCGACGCCCTCGAATTGACCGCGGGCAGCTCACTGCTCAATCCGATGGCGATCTTCCGCGGTGACGCGCCGCGCAAGAACTTCGCGAAGGTGCTGCCGATCCCCGTGCGCTGGGGCTTCCAGCTCGTCGGCAAGCAGTTCCTGCGCGAATACCCTTATCGCCCGGCCTATCTGCTCGACAAAGCACGCCGGTTCCGGCAGGAATTGTCGATGCCGCTGGTCCTGCTCGGCGGCATCACCGATCTGGCCACCGCCGAGCAGGCGAGGGCCGAGGGCTTCGACTTCGTCGCCATGGGCCGCGCCCTGCTCCGCGAACCGGACCTGATCAACCGCTGGCACACCGACGCGACCACCCGCTCACTCTGCACCCACTGCAACGAATGCATGCCGAGCATCTACACGACCACCCACTGCATCCTCCGCACTCGAGCCACCACCTGAGCCCCGAGTCGGACAGTTGATCACCAGGCTCTCAGGCGAGTATGGCCCGAGAAGCCGACGCCACCAGATCCTGATGATCGGTCGTCCAGGTGATCAGAGGGATGCGCGGACGGTGTCGAACCAGGTTTGGGTCGCGGTGAGGCCCTTTTCGACGTCTTTGCGGCCGTCGAGGAAGCCGAAGAGGTCAGCGGCGTAGCGAGTGAGGACCGTGCCTTCGGTCTCCTCGAGGTCGGCGAGGACCTCGGCGTCGCCGAGCAGGTAGGCGACGACGGCGAGCTGGCCGGGGGACCATTCGGCGCGATAGGGCGCCCACCCGGCGGCGCGGACCGCGCGAGCACGGGTGAGCAGGTCGTCCCGGAGCGCGTCGCGGTCGGCGTCGCTGGGACGGCGCGGCTTACCCCAGCTGATCCGTTTCGCATCCGACATCTCGAATCCTCTCGCTGACGTGGGGCGGTGGACCGGGCGAGGTCCGCGCGGCCATGAGGTGACTGTCCCAGATCGACACCGGGCCCGCGCGCGCCAGCCCCGGAACACGCGCTCATCCGCAGGCCGAGGTGGCGGACCGCGGACGGGGCGCCGGTGCCGTCGAACCACCGGCCGCCCTTGATGATGCAGTCGAACGTTGCCGACCCTTCCTACAACGCGAGCCGACGCCGGGTGACCTTGCCGGTCGCGTTGCGCGGCAACTCTTCCGAGGTGATCCGCCAGCGGACGGGCACCTTGAAATAGGCCAGCCGCGCGGCCAGGTAGGCGCGCAGTTCCTCCGGGTCGACCGCGCCCGGCTCGGCGACGACCACGGCCGCCACCTCCTGGCCGAGATCGGGATGGTCGACGCCGAACACCGCGCACTCACTGACCGCCGGGTGTTCGGCGAGCACATTCTCGATCTCGGTGGGGTACACGTTCTCCCCGCCGCGCAGGATCAGGTCGGTGCGCCTGCCCGCGACCGTGAGC
Proteins encoded in this window:
- the narJ gene encoding nitrate reductase molybdenum cofactor assembly chaperone, whose amino-acid sequence is MSLLSIRRRPQPVTVMSEHDRRLVWRLAALLLDYPGEKTLALLDEMTGAAAELPAQVRAHFTGLLGYLRDTPAIESAQSYVETFDMRRRASLHLTFYAYGDTRKRGMALLRFKHAYRQAGVELGDEELPDHLPVLLEFAATIDPIGGERLLGEHVPVLELLRLSLGDNNSPYAGALGAVLSTLPPVTTADRRRIAELAAQGPPEEEVGLEPFAMDPALLDAEEGRR
- a CDS encoding NADH:flavin oxidoreductase, which produces MSDVLAPARLGPLTLRNRVIKAATFEGRTPEALATDELVEFHREVAAGGVGMTTVAYCAVAPGGRTDRHQIWMRPEAVPGLRRLTDAVHAEGAAISAQLGHAGPVANAKSNRAPALAPSRMFNPLGMRFTKVPDALGIAEVVAAHARAARLAREAGFDAVEIHLGHNYLASAFLSPILNRRKDDYGGALVNRARVARELARAVRDAVGDTMAVTAKLTMEDGVRGGFSVEESLQVASWLQDDGALDALELTAGSSLLNPMAIFRGDAPRKNFAKVLPIPVRWGFQLVGKQFLREYPYRPAYLLDKARRFRQELSMPLVLLGGITDLATAEQARAEGFDFVAMGRALLREPDLINRWHTDATTRSLCTHCNECMPSIYTTTHCILRTRATT
- the narI gene encoding respiratory nitrate reductase subunit gamma, whose product is MNATIPVPEGVWLILPYIAATSFVLGHVWRYRFDQFGWTTRSSQIYESKLLQLGSPLFHFGMLGVFGGHVMGLLIPQSWTAAVGISQHTYHLIAVGAGSVAGLMVVAGVAILCYRRIVVPAVRKATSRNDVLMYTLLTLALVTGLLNTWGSNLAWGTYNYRDTVSPWFRGLFTIHPEPGLMVGVPWTFQLHGLVVLVLVAAWPYTRLVHMFSAPIGYLTRPYIVYRRKEVKARDKTRFAKAWDAPVTPDRW